The DNA region CTCCCAGCGCCTTCCCTACAGCCTGAAGATCCTGCTCGAGAACCTGCTGCGGACCGAGGACGGCGCGAACATCACGGCCGACCACATCCGCGCGCTCGGCAACTGGGACGCCAAGGCCGACCCGTCGATCGAGATCCAGTTCACGCCCGCCCGCGTGATCATGCAGGACTTCACCGGTGTCCCCTGCGTCGTCGACCTCGCCACCATGCGCGAGGCCGTCACCGACCTCGGCGGCGACCCGGACAAGGTGAACCCGCTCGCCCCCGCCGAGCTGGTCATCGACCACTCCGTCATCATCGACGTCTTCGGCCGCGCCGACGCCTTCGAGCGCAACGTCGAGATCGAGTACGAGCGCAACCGCGAGCGCTACCAGTTCCTCCGCTGGGGCCAGGGCGCCTTCGACGAGTTCAAGGTCGTCCCGCCGGGCACCGGCATTGTGCACCAGGTCAACATCGAGCACCTCGCGCGCACGGTGATGGCCCGCAACGGCCAGGCGTACCCCGACTCCTGTGTCGGCACCGACTCGCACACCACGATGGTCAACGGCCTCGGCGTGCTGGGCTGGGGCGTCGGCGGCATCGAGGCCGAGGCCGCCATGCTGGGCCAGCCGGTCTCCATGCTCATCCCGCGCGTCGTGGGCTTCAAGCTCACCGGCGAGATCCCGACCGGCGTGACCGCCACCGACGTCGTGCTCACCATCACCGAGATGCTGCGCAAGCACGGCGTGGTCAGCAAGTTCGTCGAGTTCTACGGCGAGAGCGTCGGCGCGGTGCCGCTGGCCAACCGCGCCACCATCGGCAACATGAGCCCCGAGTTCGGCTCCACCGCGGCGATCTTCCCGATCGACGAGGAGACCGTCCGCTACCTCAAGCTCACCGGCCGCTCCGAGGAGCAGGTCGCGCTCGTCGAGGCCTACGCCAAGGAGCAGGGCCTCTGGCACGACCCGTCGCACGAGCCGGAGTACTCCGAGTACATCGAGCTGGACCTGTCGACGGTCGTCCCGTCGATCGCCGGCCCGAAGCGCCCGCAGGACCGCATCGAGCTCACCGACGCGAAGAACTCGTTCCGCAAGTCGATCCACGACTACGTGGGCGGCGAAGAGGTCCCGCACACCAACGTGGACGAGACCGTCGAGGAGACCTTCCCGGCCAGCGACCCGGCCGCCCTCTCCTTCAAGGACGAGGACGCCGTCGAGATCCAGTCGGCGGCGAACGGCCACACCGGCCGCCCGACCAACCCGATCAAGGTCACCAGCGCCGACCGCGGCGAGTTCATCCTCGACCACGGCGCCGTGGTGATCGCCTCGATCACCTCGTGCACCAACACCTCCAACCCGTCGGTCATGCTCGGCGCGGCGCTGCTCGCGCGGAACGCGGTCGACAAGGGCCTCTCGGTCAAGCCGTGGGTCAAGACCTCGATGGCGCCGGGTTCGCAGGTCGTCACCGACTACTACGACAAGGCCGGCCTCTGGCCGTACCTGGAGAAGCTGGGCTACCACCTGGTCGGCTACGGCTGCACCACCTGCATCGGCAACTCCGGCCCGCTGTCGGACGAGATCTCCGCGGCGATCCAGGAGAACGACCTCACCGCGGTTTCGGTGCTCTCGGGCAACCGGAACTTCGAAGGCCGCATCAACCCCGACGTGAAGATGAACTACCTCGCGTCGCCGCCGCTGGTCATCGCGTACGCGCTCGCCGGCACGATGGACTTCGACTTCGAGGCCCAGCCGCTCGGCCAGGACTCCGACGGCAACGACGTCTTCCTGAAGGACATCTGGCCCTCGGCCAAGGAGATCCAGGAGACCATCGACTACGCGATCACGCAGGAGATGTTCACCAAGGACTACGCCGACGTCTTCGACGGTGGCGAGCGGTGGAAGTCGCTGCCGACCCCCGAAGGCAAGACCTTCGACTGGGACGCGGAGTCCACCTACGTCCGGAAGCCCCCGTACTTCGAGGGCATGCAGGCGGAGCCCGCCCCGGTCACCGACATCTCCGGCGCGCGCGTGCTGGCGAAGCTGGGCGACTCGGTCACCACCGACCACATCTCCCCCGCCGGCGCGATCAAGCCGGGCACCCCGGCCGCGCAGTACCTGACCGAGCACGGCGTGGAGAAGAAGGACTTCAACTCCTACGGCTCGCGTCGCGGTAACCACGAGGTCATGATCCGCGGCACCTTCGCGAACATCCGGCTGCGCAACCAGCTGCTGGACGACGTGCAGGGCGGCTACACCCGCGACTTCACCCAGGACGACGCCCCGCAGGCGTTCATCTACGACGCGGCGCAGAACTACGCGGCGCAGGACATCCCGCTGGTCGTCCTGGGCGGCAAGGAGTACGGCTCCGGATCGTCGCGTGACTGGGCGGCCAAGGGCACGCGCCTGCTGGGCGTGCGCGCGGTGATCACCGAGTCGTTCGAGCGCATCCACCGGTCGAACCTGATCGGCATGGGCGTCATCCCGCTGCAGTTCCCGGCGGGCGAGTCGGCCTCGTCGCTCGGCCTCGACGGCACCGAGACGTTCGACATCTCGGGCATCACGAAGCTGAACGACGGCGAGACCCCGCGCACGGTCCACGTCACCGCGACGAAGACCGACGGCACCAAGGTGGAGTTCGACGCGGACGTCCGCATCGACACCCCGGGTGAGGCGGACTACTACCGCAACGGCGGCATCCTGCAGTACGTCCTGCGGAAGATGACGCAGGCGTAAGCACCCCACGCGAAGGCCCCTTTCCCCGCACTTTCGGGAAAGGGGCCTTCGTGCGTTCTTCGGTAACGTCGCCGTATGCCCCATGGTCGAATCCCGGTCGAGAACGGCGAGCTCGCGTACGAGATCCGCGGCGAGGGTGATCCCGTCGTCCTGCTCCACGGCGGGATACTCGATTCCCGGATGTGGGACGCCGAGATGGCGGCGCTCGAACGGCACCACACCGCCATCCGGTACGACGCGCGCGGACACGGCGACTCCTCGACGCCGACGGAGCGCTTCAAGCACTACGAGGATCTCCGTGAGCTGATGACCGCGCTGGAACTCCCCCGCGCTTCACTGGTCGGGCTGTCCGGCGGCGGGCGGATCGCGGTCGATTTCGCGCTGACGTATCCGGATCTGGTCGAGAACCTCGTCCTCGTCGCCACCGGGCTCAGCGCGATGGTGACGAAGGATCCCTTCGTCTTGGAACAGAACAAGAAACTCGAAGAGGCGGGCACGCCGGGCGATCTCCCCGCCGCCATCGAATGCATCCTGCGCATGTGGGTGGACGGGCCCCGGCGAGCGCCCACCGACGTCGATCAGCGAGTCCGTGGGCTGTGCCAGGAGATGTACACCCAGACCGTCGTTCGGCACAGGCTGACCGGCTTCACGCTGATGGACGAGCTACGGGCCGTCGAGCGCACCGGCGAGCTGATCCCGCGCACCTTGACCTTGGCGGGGGATCTGGATTCCTCGGACATCCTCGCCATCGCGGACCAGATCGAAAGAGAGGCACGCGACGCCCGGAAACTGGTCGTCCCCGGGGTCGCGCACATGATCAACCTGGAGAAGCCCGCCGAGTTCTCCCGGATACTGCTGGACTTCCTGGCCTGCTCGTGAGTTTCGCCGCGAGGGGTAAGGCAAGGGTGGCGTGTCGCTGTCCGCCACGAGTCGTCCGCCTGGACACGCGTGTCGTCCGTCTGATCACGTGTGTCGTCCCTGCCGTCACGCGAAACCGCCCGACTGCAGGTAGCTGAGACACGGTTGGTTCTCTTGACCCGTAGGGCGAAGGTGGCGCCCCGGCGCGCCCAATGTGGCATGGCGTCCCCAGTGCCCCATTGGGCGCACTCAACTCGCCAGCACGGTGCCCCAGCAAGACGCGAAGGGGCCCATCACCGCATCAGATGCAGCGAAAGCCCCCTTCACCCAGCAGACGAGCACGCCACCTTCGCCTCACCCCTCACGAACGGGCCCTGTGGGTACCGTTCGTGCTAACCGTCCTTACCACTCACGAGCTCGTCTTCCCGCTGTTCCGGGCGCCGGTCGACGACGCGGCCGAGCGGACGCAACAGCACGTTGACCCCGACGATCACCGCCGTCCCGGCGAGCGCGACGCTGTAAAGCCCCGCTCCCGCAAGGGATCCGACCGCCGCCGAGCACCAAAGGGTGGCCGCGGTGTTGAGCCCGCGCACGTTCAGGCCGTCGCGCAAGATCACCCCGGCACCGAGGAACCCGATACCGGAGACGATCTGGGCGGCGACCCGCGTGGGGTCGGCGTCACCGCTGGTGTTCAGCCCGCCGAAACCGTGGGCGGACAGCAGGACGAAGAGCGTCGCGCCGACGGCGACGAGGGCGTTGGTGCGGAGTCCGGCCATCCGGGCGCGGTACTGGCGCTCGATGCCGATGACGGCGCCGAGGCCGACGCCGGTGCCGACCCTGAGCAGCATTTCGAAGGTGTTCATAATTCCGGCTCTTTTCTGGCGTGCGTACACAAAGCCAGACAGGGAAAGGAGACCGGAGAAGGTCAGCGCACCGCGCACACGGGTGAACGGCGACCACGTCCGGTCGGTCCAGAACTGTCTTCCGGCATGTGCCGCTCACCTCGCTTTCGTACTCGATCGGTGTTGATCAACCTTCGAGACTCTACCACCGGACGGCCCGAACGCGGCGTGGATCGTGTCACGTAGCCAGCGCTGGGCCGGATCGGCGTCGAGCCGCGCGTGCCAGAGCTGGCAGACCTCGATCCGCGGGAGGTCCGCGGGGATCGCGAACCAGCGGATGCCGAGCGACCGGCCGTATTGCTCGGCGAGCCGCTGGGGCGCGAGCCCGATGTAGTCGCTCGACGCGACCAGGAACGCGGCGACGGCGGAGGTCGGGACGACCGCGGCGACCCGGCGCTGGAGCCCGGCCGCCTCGAGCACGTCGTCGAGCGGCCCTCTACCCCTTC from Amycolatopsis sp. EV170708-02-1 includes:
- a CDS encoding alpha/beta fold hydrolase gives rise to the protein MPHGRIPVENGELAYEIRGEGDPVVLLHGGILDSRMWDAEMAALERHHTAIRYDARGHGDSSTPTERFKHYEDLRELMTALELPRASLVGLSGGGRIAVDFALTYPDLVENLVLVATGLSAMVTKDPFVLEQNKKLEEAGTPGDLPAAIECILRMWVDGPRRAPTDVDQRVRGLCQEMYTQTVVRHRLTGFTLMDELRAVERTGELIPRTLTLAGDLDSSDILAIADQIEREARDARKLVVPGVAHMINLEKPAEFSRILLDFLACS
- the acnA gene encoding aconitate hydratase AcnA — translated: MTAPASKDSFGAKDTLKVGDASYEVFRLNKVEGSQRLPYSLKILLENLLRTEDGANITADHIRALGNWDAKADPSIEIQFTPARVIMQDFTGVPCVVDLATMREAVTDLGGDPDKVNPLAPAELVIDHSVIIDVFGRADAFERNVEIEYERNRERYQFLRWGQGAFDEFKVVPPGTGIVHQVNIEHLARTVMARNGQAYPDSCVGTDSHTTMVNGLGVLGWGVGGIEAEAAMLGQPVSMLIPRVVGFKLTGEIPTGVTATDVVLTITEMLRKHGVVSKFVEFYGESVGAVPLANRATIGNMSPEFGSTAAIFPIDEETVRYLKLTGRSEEQVALVEAYAKEQGLWHDPSHEPEYSEYIELDLSTVVPSIAGPKRPQDRIELTDAKNSFRKSIHDYVGGEEVPHTNVDETVEETFPASDPAALSFKDEDAVEIQSAANGHTGRPTNPIKVTSADRGEFILDHGAVVIASITSCTNTSNPSVMLGAALLARNAVDKGLSVKPWVKTSMAPGSQVVTDYYDKAGLWPYLEKLGYHLVGYGCTTCIGNSGPLSDEISAAIQENDLTAVSVLSGNRNFEGRINPDVKMNYLASPPLVIAYALAGTMDFDFEAQPLGQDSDGNDVFLKDIWPSAKEIQETIDYAITQEMFTKDYADVFDGGERWKSLPTPEGKTFDWDAESTYVRKPPYFEGMQAEPAPVTDISGARVLAKLGDSVTTDHISPAGAIKPGTPAAQYLTEHGVEKKDFNSYGSRRGNHEVMIRGTFANIRLRNQLLDDVQGGYTRDFTQDDAPQAFIYDAAQNYAAQDIPLVVLGGKEYGSGSSRDWAAKGTRLLGVRAVITESFERIHRSNLIGMGVIPLQFPAGESASSLGLDGTETFDISGITKLNDGETPRTVHVTATKTDGTKVEFDADVRIDTPGEADYYRNGGILQYVLRKMTQA